The following nucleotide sequence is from Vicingaceae bacterium.
TTCAATATATTCATCATAGGAATAGGCAAAATATGAGCATTTACTCCTCCGACATATTGATACAGAGGCAAACCAATAGAATCAGCAGCACACTTGGCAACAGCCAAAGAAACCCCTAAAATGGCATTTGCTCCGAGATTGGATTTGTTTTCTGTTCCGTCAAGTTCGATCAATATCTGATCTATGTTGCGTTGGTTGAATAAATATTGTCCTTTTAATTCTTCTGCAATGACTTGATTGACATTTTGAACTGCTTTTAAAACACCTTTACCATGATACATTCCCGGATCGCCATCCCTCAATTCGACAGCTTCATGAATTCCTGTTGAAGCGCCGGATGGCACTGCAGCTCTTCCGATAATTCCATTTTCGGCATATACTTCAACTTCAATCGTTGGATTGCCTCTTGAATCCAAAATCTGCCTGGCATGAATATGTGAAATATAACTCATAATTTTTGATAATTTAGTAATTTATTTAAACTGAAACTTTTGCTTTTTGCATATTTTCACAAAACAAATCAAATAAATATGACGAATCGTGCGGGCCCGGTGAAGCTTCGGGATGATATTGAACACTGAATACCGGTTTGTTTTTCAATCTTAGGCCTGCTATTGATTTATCGTTTAGATGGATATGGGTTATTTCGATATTTTCTAATTTCTCAATATCGGTATTGTCCACAACAAATCCATGATTCTGGGAAGTGATTTCACATTTTCCGGTCAACAAATTCTTCACCGGGTGATTGATGCCTCTGTGCCCATGATGCATTTTCACCGTTTTCAGTCCTTGTGCAAGAGCGATTAATTGATGTCCCAGGCAAATGCCAAAAACCGGTATGCCGGTATCTATGATTTGTTTTATCTTTTCTATAGTATCCTTCATTGCGGCAGGATCACCGGGTCCATTGGAAATCATAAACCCATCAGGGCCCCAACTCATCATTTCGTCTAAAGGCGTATGCATAGGAAAAACTTTCACCCGCGCACCTCTCGAAGTGAGCATCCTGATGATATTTCTTTTTACACCAAGATCCAGCAATGCTACTCTGTATTTTTCGGGGCCATCGGGATCAACCTCGTAAGCAACATTTGCCGTAACCTTTGAAGATAATTCAAGCCCGGTCATTGAAGGAACTTTCTTCAATTCTATCATTAACTTATCGGGATTTAACTCTTCAGAAGAAATTGCCGCATTCATTGCCCCCTTTTGCCTGATGTGTCTGACGATTGCTCTGGTATCCACATCGGATATGGCAACTAATCCATTTTCTATAAAATATTCCTGCAATGATTTTTTTGATCTTGGACGGGAAAAATGGTCGGCAAATTTTTTACATACCAAGCCTGCAATTTTTATACTATCCG
It contains:
- the carA gene encoding carbamoyl-phosphate synthase small chain, producing the protein MIKRNRQKAILLLEDGTCFHGYAAGAIGTTFGEICFNTGMTGYQEIFTDPSYFGQILVMSVAHIGNYGVVDEDTESDSIKIAGLVCKKFADHFSRPRSKKSLQEYFIENGLVAISDVDTRAIVRHIRQKGAMNAAISSEELNPDKLMIELKKVPSMTGLELSSKVTANVAYEVDPDGPEKYRVALLDLGVKRNIIRMLTSRGARVKVFPMHTPLDEMMSWGPDGFMISNGPGDPAAMKDTIEKIKQIIDTGIPVFGICLGHQLIALAQGLKTVKMHHGHRGINHPVKNLLTGKCEITSQNHGFVVDNTDIEKLENIEITHIHLNDKSIAGLRLKNKPVFSVQYHPEASPGPHDSSYLFDLFCENMQKAKVSV